One genomic region from Gemmatimonadota bacterium encodes:
- a CDS encoding BTAD domain-containing putative transcriptional regulator, with protein MIRLDTLGALALRGSEGGELRSVLTQPKRLALLCYLAVESPRGFQRRDRLFGLFWPELSQPQARQALRQSLYFLRHSLGEPVVANRGADEIGVDPSVFRCDVSAFLDLYQRGRLEDALALYHGDFLAGFFVDEPSPAFEHWLYSTRDELRNIATNAAWTLADEAASRGGSSEAAHWGRYASRLDPDDERSLQRLIRLLDSQGDRAGALRAYADFAASLATEFAAEPSAETRALIEAVRSRTEPSHAVAWTSAKKNQDTRDDADRMQPPELSHRTALASVAPTTAAHDSFASTGTRRTFARDRAYLVLPFLILVAVAVLATRYFRRADTPPIVAVGWIQDPSGADTGAITRTFAELLATDLARVPRLGVVSRARLYDVLGQLGAHDETPSAIADAARRAGATQLIEAVLSRATDSTIRLDVRRVDLATGTTHGMRTLHATTVVDLADRATAQIAIDFGLRAPTRPLTGVTTTSLTAQRLYEEGLRTFYSRDVPAAVRLFHAALDEDSTFAMAAYYAGVGEEQTDGLAARRDLALALRLASHAPDRERLIIRQTWAYATNDPAQLAIAESLVAGYPGDPDGELALGRALGWSGDFLGAIPHLQRVIHMDSLSLAGRSPWCRACDALELAIASYIGADSMDATERVTRDWTRMQPHTQEPWWYLASMLARENRYDSALAAEHTAERLSSDPAGDVITRATIAIGAGRFAAADQLLSAQAQDANAARRSDALWWLIISLRHQGRLHEALAIAEQMVRASADEPPGFSTPRSLDALAIAQVNFEMGHFELAAAQFDSISNYEWQFSRGFTREAPGLLARHRIWMTTHVATALAAAHDTTRLASLADSVALWARQSAFFRDRVLHHYVRGLLLEARGNNVAAEREFRDAMVSPIDGYNRVNLELGKVLIAEGRPRDAIAVLQAPLHGSLEASNYYLTQTDLEAMLGQAFDRASEPDSAVSHYRRVLAAWRNADPEFRPRVAAIAQRVRVLTARR; from the coding sequence ATGATTCGCCTTGATACGTTGGGCGCGCTCGCGTTGCGTGGATCTGAGGGCGGTGAGCTGCGATCGGTGCTTACCCAACCCAAGCGGCTGGCACTTCTGTGCTATCTCGCCGTCGAATCGCCGCGTGGCTTTCAGCGCCGCGACCGGCTGTTCGGACTGTTCTGGCCGGAACTCAGCCAGCCACAGGCTCGCCAGGCACTGCGACAGTCGCTTTATTTTCTGCGTCACTCGCTGGGCGAACCGGTGGTCGCCAACCGCGGAGCCGACGAGATCGGCGTCGACCCGTCGGTATTCCGCTGTGACGTTTCCGCCTTCCTGGATCTCTACCAGCGGGGCAGGCTCGAAGACGCCCTGGCGCTTTATCATGGCGACTTTCTCGCTGGATTCTTCGTGGACGAGCCATCGCCGGCTTTCGAGCACTGGCTCTATTCGACACGGGATGAGCTACGGAACATCGCAACCAACGCCGCGTGGACGCTGGCTGACGAGGCTGCGAGTCGCGGCGGTTCGAGCGAGGCTGCCCACTGGGGCCGATACGCGAGCCGACTCGATCCGGACGACGAGCGGTCGCTGCAACGTCTCATCCGGCTGCTGGATAGCCAGGGTGACCGGGCGGGTGCACTGCGGGCGTATGCAGACTTCGCAGCATCACTTGCGACCGAGTTCGCTGCTGAGCCATCGGCGGAGACCCGTGCGCTGATCGAAGCGGTGCGGAGCCGCACAGAACCATCGCATGCGGTCGCGTGGACGTCGGCGAAAAAGAACCAGGACACGCGTGACGATGCTGACAGGATGCAGCCACCCGAGCTGTCGCACAGAACCGCACTGGCCTCGGTGGCACCAACTACGGCAGCGCATGATTCATTCGCATCAACCGGCACGCGACGCACGTTCGCTCGTGACCGCGCATACCTCGTGCTCCCGTTTCTCATACTCGTCGCAGTCGCCGTCCTGGCTACGCGATACTTCCGGCGCGCGGATACGCCACCGATAGTGGCGGTGGGATGGATTCAGGATCCCAGCGGCGCCGATACCGGTGCGATCACGCGAACGTTTGCGGAATTGCTGGCGACCGATCTCGCGCGCGTCCCGCGCCTCGGAGTTGTGAGCCGCGCCAGGCTGTATGATGTGCTTGGTCAGCTCGGTGCGCATGACGAGACGCCATCGGCTATCGCCGACGCTGCACGACGCGCTGGTGCAACGCAGCTCATAGAGGCGGTGCTGTCGCGCGCCACGGACAGCACGATCCGCCTCGACGTTCGCCGCGTCGATCTTGCGACCGGCACAACTCACGGAATGCGGACCTTGCACGCAACTACCGTTGTGGATCTTGCGGATCGTGCGACTGCGCAGATTGCAATCGATTTCGGACTTCGCGCACCGACCAGGCCGCTGACCGGTGTGACAACGACGTCACTGACGGCACAGCGTCTCTATGAAGAGGGACTGCGCACGTTCTACAGTCGCGACGTGCCGGCTGCTGTCAGGTTGTTTCACGCGGCGCTGGACGAGGATTCAACATTTGCGATGGCGGCGTATTACGCCGGTGTCGGCGAGGAACAGACCGATGGACTCGCCGCGCGACGCGATCTTGCACTAGCGCTTCGTCTTGCCAGCCACGCTCCAGATCGTGAGCGACTGATTATTCGGCAGACCTGGGCATACGCCACCAACGATCCAGCACAGCTCGCAATCGCCGAGTCGCTGGTGGCGGGCTACCCTGGTGATCCGGACGGCGAACTGGCGCTCGGCCGCGCACTCGGATGGAGCGGCGACTTCCTCGGCGCCATTCCGCATCTCCAGCGCGTGATCCACATGGACTCTCTCAGTCTGGCTGGACGGAGTCCGTGGTGTCGTGCGTGCGACGCGCTGGAGCTCGCGATCGCATCCTACATTGGCGCGGACTCGATGGACGCGACCGAGCGAGTGACGCGAGACTGGACCCGCATGCAGCCGCACACGCAGGAACCGTGGTGGTACCTCGCGTCCATGCTCGCACGCGAGAATCGTTACGACAGCGCGCTCGCCGCCGAGCACACCGCGGAGCGCCTGTCATCCGATCCCGCTGGAGACGTCATAACGCGCGCGACGATCGCAATCGGCGCAGGTCGGTTCGCCGCTGCGGATCAGCTGTTGAGTGCACAGGCACAGGATGCCAACGCGGCACGGCGAAGTGACGCACTGTGGTGGCTCATCATCAGCCTTCGGCATCAGGGACGTCTGCACGAAGCACTTGCCATTGCAGAGCAGATGGTGAGAGCCAGCGCGGACGAGCCGCCGGGTTTCAGCACGCCTCGCTCTCTGGATGCCCTCGCGATCGCGCAGGTGAATTTCGAGATGGGACACTTCGAGCTTGCTGCAGCGCAGTTCGACTCGATCTCCAATTACGAGTGGCAGTTCTCGCGCGGGTTCACCAGGGAAGCACCCGGCCTCCTCGCGCGTCACCGAATCTGGATGACGACGCACGTTGCCACGGCGCTCGCTGCGGCACACGACACCACGCGACTAGCCTCGCTCGCCGATAGCGTAGCACTGTGGGCCAGACAGAGCGCGTTCTTCCGTGACCGTGTACTGCACCACTACGTCCGTGGACTTCTCCTCGAAGCGCGCGGAAACAACGTCGCTGCCGAGCGCGAGTTTCGTGACGCGATGGTTTCACCCATCGACGGATACAATCGCGTGAATCTGGAGCTGGGCAAGGTACTCATCGCGGAGGGACGGCCGCGCGATGCGATCGCGGTGTTACAGGCACCGCTGCACGGATCGCTCGAAGCATCGAATTACTATCTAACGCAGACCGATCTCGAAGCGATGCTGGGCCAAGCGTTCGATCGCGCAAGCGAGCCCGACAGCGCGGTCAGCCACTACCGGCGCGTGCTCGCCGCGTGGCGTAACGCGGATCCAGAGTTCCGTCCGCGAGTGGCGGCAATCGCACAGCGTGTGCGCGTGCTCACTGCGAGGCGCTAA
- the rpsL gene encoding 30S ribosomal protein S12, whose product MPTINQLVRQSRSDVAKKEKAPALKSNPQKRGVCTRVYTTTPKKPNSALRKVARVRLTNGFEVTAYIPGEGHNLQEHSIVLIRGGRVKDLPGVRYHIVRGTLDASGVNGRNRSRSKYGTKKPKAGGKAAPTKGKK is encoded by the coding sequence ATGCCGACAATCAATCAGCTGGTACGCCAGAGCCGCAGCGATGTGGCCAAGAAAGAAAAGGCGCCAGCGCTCAAGTCCAATCCCCAGAAGCGTGGCGTGTGCACTCGCGTGTACACAACCACCCCCAAGAAGCCTAACTCCGCCCTCCGGAAGGTTGCGCGCGTTCGTCTCACCAACGGCTTCGAAGTCACCGCATACATCCCGGGCGAGGGTCACAACCTGCAGGAGCACTCGATCGTGCTCATTCGCGGTGGTCGTGTGAAGGACCTGCCTGGCGTTCGTTACCACATCGTTCGCGGCACTCTCGACGCCTCCGGCGTGAATGGCCGCAATCGCAGCCGCTCGAAGTACGGGACCAAGAAGCCGAAGGCCGGCGGAAAGGCCGCACCGACCAAGGGGAAGAAGTAA
- the rpsG gene encoding 30S ribosomal protein S7, with amino-acid sequence MSRRKKSVKRTILPDSRYDSQTVAKFINVMMYQGKKSTAERIFNDAMDSVEAKTAQPGVTVFKQAIANLKPMVEVKSRRVGGATYQVPVEVRPERRTALAMRWLILYSRGRNEKSMADKLAAEVIAASKGEGNAVKKKEDTHRMAEANKAFAHYRW; translated from the coding sequence ATGAGCCGTCGCAAAAAGTCAGTCAAGCGCACCATCCTTCCGGATTCGCGCTATGACAGCCAGACCGTGGCGAAGTTCATCAACGTCATGATGTATCAGGGCAAGAAGAGCACGGCCGAGCGCATCTTCAACGACGCGATGGACAGCGTCGAGGCGAAGACCGCTCAGCCCGGGGTCACGGTCTTCAAGCAGGCGATCGCCAACCTCAAGCCGATGGTCGAAGTGAAGAGCCGTCGCGTCGGCGGCGCCACGTACCAGGTTCCAGTCGAAGTCCGCCCCGAGCGCCGTACGGCACTCGCGATGCGCTGGTTGATCCTCTACTCACGCGGCCGCAACGAGAAGTCCATGGCCGACAAGCTCGCAGCCGAAGTCATCGCGGCAAGCAAGGGCGAGGGCAACGCCGTGAAGAAGAAGGAAGACACCCACAGAATGGCGGAAGCCAACAAGGCGTTCGCGCACTATCGCTGGTAG